GCAGACCCCCGTGCAGACGCCGTCGCAGGCGGGAACGGCGACGATTCCGAATGCGGTTGGGCCTACGGAACCGACGCGGAAATTGCATAGCACCCAGACAATCGTTCGGCTGATTCGCCAGGCGGCGGAAGCGCTGGAGCATGCCCATCAGACTGGCATCATTCATCGGGACATCAAGCCGGGCAATCTGCTGCTCGATCCGTTGGGCCAATTGTGGGTGACGGATTTTGGCTTGGCTGTGTTCCGCGTCGGCAACGGACTCACCCAGACCGGCGAAGTCGTTGGCACGATTCGCTACGCCAGTCCGGAACAGGTGCAGGGGAAACCCGGATTAATCGATCATCGCACGGATATCTATTCGCTCGGCGCGACGCTGTACGAATGGCTGACGCTGCACGCCATTTTCGAGGGGAACGACCGCGAAGCTCTGTTGCGGCGCATCACGCAGGACGAGCCGTTTCCGCCGCGGCATTGGGATCGCTCGATTCCCACCGCGCTGGAAACGATCATTCTCAAAGCGTTGGCGAAATCGCCCGGCGAACGCTACGCCACCGCGCAAGAATTCGCCGATGATTTGGGACGATTTTTGAACGATCAGCCGATTTTGGCCCAACGGCCCAATCTGCTGGATCGCGCAATGAAATGGAGTCGGCGGCATCGCGGCGTGGTGGCGACCACCGCCTTTGCGCTGGTGGTGGGCGTGATCGGCCTGGGCATCTCCACCGCGCTGGTGGCGACGGCATACGACCGCGAGCGCGACCGCGCCCAAGAAGCGGAAACGGAACGCCAGAAAGCGGAAATCCAACGGCAGAACGCCGAAGCCAGTCTGCGCGATGCCCGCAAAGCCGTCGATCTATTCACCGAACTGACCGAACAGGAATTATCTCGCCGACCGGAGATGGATTCCGCCCGACGGCGCGTGCTGGAAGCGGCGATTCTGTTCTATCAGGATTTCATCGATCGCCATCAAGACAATCCGACGATTCAGCAGGAATTGGAAGACAGCCGCGCGCGGCTTCAGCAGGCCATCGAACAAGTGACGCTCATTCAAGGGGTGGGGCGCTATCGGTTGCTCAATTGGCCGCCGGTGCAGGAAGATTTGCAATTGTCGTCCGCACAACTGGCTGCCGCGCGGCGACTCGATCAGACGTATGGCCCCAGCCCGGAATTGTATCAACAACTGCGGAATCGGACCGAAGACCAACGGCGACAAGCGATTGCGACGCATCTGGCCCGCTACGAACGCGAATTGCAAGGCGTGCTGACCCTGGAGCAGCAACAACGCTTGCAAGAGATTGCCCTGCAAACCCGTGGCCCGATGGCGGTGCTGGAATCGCCCACGTGCGATACGTTGGGGCTGACCGCGCAACAACGACAGCAGATTCGGGATGTGATTGATGATGCTTGGTTTTCGTCACGGGGCGGGCCAATGGACGGTGGCCGACCGCCATTCGCAGACGGTGGCC
This DNA window, taken from Tuwongella immobilis, encodes the following:
- a CDS encoding serine/threonine protein kinase; this encodes MPRNPRDDSTQDATPRADSQSGAGGTMDERLAEVLLQYMEQVESGSAPDPVELLAAHPELATELQEFFSAREQLEGIAPNRRIRSNPVRTPAAAPTEGMGRLGDFRLIREIGRGGMGVVYEAEQLSLGRRVALKVLPFAASFDPRSLQRFQNEARAAACLHHSNIVPVFAVGNERGTHYYAMQFIDGQSLSSLIQSLRRERGLDEEVPLPTPLQTPVQTPSQAGTATIPNAVGPTEPTRKLHSTQTIVRLIRQAAEALEHAHQTGIIHRDIKPGNLLLDPLGQLWVTDFGLAVFRVGNGLTQTGEVVGTIRYASPEQVQGKPGLIDHRTDIYSLGATLYEWLTLHAIFEGNDREALLRRITQDEPFPPRHWDRSIPTALETIILKALAKSPGERYATAQEFADDLGRFLNDQPILAQRPNLLDRAMKWSRRHRGVVATTAFALVVGVIGLGISTALVATAYDRERDRAQEAETERQKAEIQRQNAEASLRDARKAVDLFTELTEQELSRRPEMDSARRRVLEAAILFYQDFIDRHQDNPTIQQELEDSRARLQQAIEQVTLIQGVGRYRLLNWPPVQEDLQLSSAQLAAARRLDQTYGPSPELYQQLRNRTEDQRRQAIATHLARYERELQGVLTLEQQQRLQEIALQTRGPMAVLESPTCDTLGLTAQQRQQIRDVIDDAWFSSRGGPMDGGRPPFADGGRSFGGRGGRDGGGPGRDGGPPRDGVPGGLGGPGRDGGPGGPGGPGGGFPGGPFGGMRFGNADALMERVLEILSPKQQAIWKTLVGQPFRPIASAPGIPRNFPKGP